From a single Cyprinus carpio isolate SPL01 chromosome A3, ASM1834038v1, whole genome shotgun sequence genomic region:
- the LOC109077336 gene encoding NAD(P)(+)--arginine ADP-ribosyltransferase 2-like: protein MLLIIEALLLILAALGQDHRTAAADVKKIFPLDMALNSVDDQYDGCREKMANLVKTQYLEKELNKSPDFKIAWKKAEDFVKTQNNKLTKNNLIAIYVYSDSNVFKLFNPDTRSGKTKYKQMRYKWYSLHFLLTEAIQILKRQEKKCYSTYRGTKAKFNERVLNKEVRFGSFASSSLDLKKAQGFGNVSCFEIYTCKGADVSKYSKLPHEKEVLIPPYEKFIVTDVKKKGQKGAWCDTVFMLKSTGTRSNLNCALFKKPPKTIMKKYVVR from the exons ATGCTGCTGATCATTGAAGCTCTTCTTCTCATTTTAGCTGCTCTAGGACAG GATCACaggacagctgctgctgatgttaAAAAGATATTTCCACTGGATATGGCACTGAATTCAGTTGATGATCAATATGATGGCTGTAGAGAGAAAATGGCAAATCTGGTGAAGACACAATATCTAGAGAAGGAACTCAATAAGTCACCTGATTTTAAAATTGCTTGGAAAAAAGCGGAAGACTTTGTCAAGACCCAAAATAATAAACTGACAAAGAATAATTTAATCGCTATTTATGTGTACAGTGATAGTAATGTGTTTAAGCTTTTTAATCCTGACACTCGTTCCGGTAAAACAAAGTACAAACAAATGAGATACAAATGGTATTCACTTCACTTTCTGTTAACAGAAGCGATACAGATTCTgaagagacaagaaaaaaaatgttattcaacTTATCGTGGTACCAAAGCTAAATTTAATGAGCGTGTTCTGAACAAAGAGGTTCGTTTCGGCTCATTTGCTTCATCCTCTCTTGATCTTAAAAAAGCACAGGGTTTTGGAAATGTGTCTTGTTTTGAAATCTACACTTGTAAAGGTGCTGATGTGTCAAAATACTCTAAGCTTCCTCATGAGAAAGAGGTGCTGATTCCTCCATACGAGAAGTTTATAGTCACCGATGTCAAGAAGAAAGGGCAGAAAGGTGCCTGGTGTGACACTGTGTTCATGCTGAAAAGCACTGGGACAAGAAGTAACCTGAACTGTGCTCTATTCAAGAAACCACCCAAGaccataatgaaaaaatatgttgTGCGCTGA